A part of Elusimicrobiota bacterium genomic DNA contains:
- a CDS encoding phospholipase D-like domain-containing protein, with translation MEEKSGWEKYCFRQTGSISGNSVRLLKNGEEAFGEMIEAVKAAKEYLLLEFYAFADDAAGRLFAALLKEKMRQGVRVYLIRDGVGSILTDQDFFSGLAAEGAGVAEFRPWVHWKPYWNWIKRDHRKILCMDGAAAFVGGFNITEADLPRSLGGRGWKDAQVRVEGPAVAEIEKLFWESWSSSRQTAALSGEPERSGGAATEPGGKEGVCPPPVWRHSKEHLAGNPAACLRTGAVSGDTQTGSRGNVPVSIVSASGIRNFMSIRRSYRYAIDMAEDYIYITNAYFLPDRLIYRRLIRAVRRGVDVRIIAPLKTDHPYVRWASWAMYAHMLKNGIRLYEWQGEILHSKIAVIDGLWSSVGSHNLDHRSLHYNLELNVNVFNRKFGSEVRRLFMEDIKGSKELTLSIVRSRPLLSKAASKLLYLFRSFG, from the coding sequence ATGGAAGAAAAGAGCGGTTGGGAAAAATATTGTTTCAGGCAGACCGGCTCGATAAGCGGCAACAGTGTCCGGCTGCTTAAAAACGGCGAAGAGGCCTTTGGCGAAATGATCGAAGCCGTAAAAGCCGCCAAAGAGTATCTCTTGCTGGAATTTTACGCTTTCGCCGATGACGCCGCCGGGCGGCTTTTTGCCGCGCTGCTTAAAGAAAAAATGCGCCAGGGGGTGCGGGTTTACCTTATCCGCGACGGGGTGGGTTCCATACTTACCGACCAGGACTTCTTTTCCGGCCTTGCCGCCGAGGGGGCAGGAGTCGCGGAATTCCGTCCTTGGGTGCATTGGAAGCCCTACTGGAACTGGATAAAGCGCGACCACAGAAAAATTCTTTGCATGGACGGGGCAGCGGCCTTCGTGGGCGGTTTTAATATTACCGAAGCCGACCTGCCGCGCTCGCTCGGCGGACGCGGCTGGAAAGACGCGCAGGTGCGTGTGGAAGGGCCGGCGGTCGCGGAGATAGAGAAGCTTTTTTGGGAATCCTGGTCCTCAAGCCGGCAGACCGCCGCTCTTTCGGGCGAACCTGAAAGAAGCGGGGGGGCTGCGACGGAGCCGGGCGGCAAGGAGGGCGTCTGCCCGCCGCCTGTCTGGCGGCACTCAAAAGAGCATCTGGCCGGCAACCCCGCCGCCTGCCTGCGGACCGGAGCTGTGTCCGGCGATACGCAAACGGGCAGCCGGGGGAATGTTCCGGTTTCCATAGTTTCCGCTTCCGGTATAAGGAACTTCATGTCTATCAGGCGCAGTTACAGGTATGCCATAGACATGGCCGAAGATTATATTTATATCACCAACGCCTACTTTCTGCCGGACCGCCTTATTTACCGCCGTCTGATCAGGGCGGTGCGCCGCGGGGTGGATGTGCGCATCATAGCGCCCCTTAAAACGGACCATCCTTATGTGCGCTGGGCTTCCTGGGCAATGTACGCCCACATGCTGAAAAACGGCATAAGGCTGTACGAATGGCAGGGTGAAATTTTACATTCCAAGATCGCCGTTATTGACGGGCTGTGGTCTTCGGTAGGCAGCCATAACCTGGACCACAGGAGCCTGCATTACAACCTGGAACTGAATGTTAATGTTTTTAACAGAAAATTCGGCTCGGAAGTGAGGCGGCTTTTTATGGAGGATATTAAAGGCTCAAAGGAATTGACGCTCTCCATAGTGCGTTCGCGGCCCCTGCTTTCAAAGGCGGCAAGCAAACTGCTTTATCTCTTCAGGTCATTCGGCTGA